A region of the Amycolatopsis sp. cg13 genome:
TCGCTGCGCGCGCAGGGCGCGACCCTGTTCGTCGGCCAGAAGGCGGAAAACCTCGGCGAGCTGGCCGAACCGCCGTCGGCCGTCGTGGTGTCGACCGCGATCAAGGAGACCAACCCGGAACTCGCCGCGGCCCGCGAGCGCGGCATCCCGGTGCTGCACCGCGCGCAGGCGCTGGCCGGGCTGATGGCCGGGCACCGCGTCGCGTGCATCGCGGGAACGCACGGCAAGACGTCGACCACGTCGATGCTCACCGTGGCGCTGCAGAACTGCCGGATGGACCCGTCGTTCGCGATCGGCGGCGACCTGAACGAATCCGGGGCCAACGCGCACCACGGCGAGGGCGGCGTGTTCGTCGCGGAGGCCGACGAGAGCGACGGTTCCTTCCTCACCTACGCGCCCTCGGTGGCGGTGGTGACGAACGTCGAGCCCGATCACCTCGACCACCACGGCACCGCCGAGGCGTACGTGAAGGTGTTCAGCGACTTCGTCGGCCAGATCGAGCCGGGCGGCCTGCTGATCGTGTGCGCCGACGACGAGGGCGCGGCCCGGCTGGGCGACGAGGCCGCCGCGGCCGGAGTGCGGGTGCGCCGTTACGGCCGCGCCGCTACCGGCGAGGGCGACGTGCGAGTGCTGGACTACACGCCCGCGCCGGACGGCGGCGTCGTGCGAGTCGCGCTGGACGGCGGAGAACACGACCTGCGGGTCGCGGTGCCGGGCGAGCACATGGCGCTCAACGCGGTCGCCGCGCTGCTCGCCGGGCTCGAACTCGGCGCGCCGCTGGACGGCATGGCCGCCGGGCTCGCCGCGTTCGGCGGGGTGCGCCGCCGGTTCGAGTTCAAGGGCCGCGCGGGCGATGTCCGCGTGTACGACGACTACGCGCACCACCCGACCGAGGTGGCCGCGCAGCTGCGCGCGGTGCGCACGGCGGCGGGCAACGGACGTGTCGTCGTGGTGTTCCAGCCGCACCTGTTCTCGCGCACGCAGACCTTCGCGGCCGAGTTCGCCGAGGCGTTGTCGCTGGCCGACGAGGTCGTGGTGCTCGACGTGTTCGGCGCGCGCGAGGAGCCGGTGCCGGGCGTGACCGGCGCGCTGATCGCCGACCGCGTGACCGTTCCGGTGCACTACCAGCCCGCTTTCGACGTGGCCGCCGGCCTGGTCGCGGACCTCGTGCGGCCGGGCGATCTCGCGATCACCATGGGCGCGGGCGACGTGACGCAGCTGGGCCCGGAGATCCTGGCCGAGCTGGACCGGAGGGCCGGACGAGCATGACCGGGACCCGGCAGCAGCGCCGTCGCTCGCCCGCGCCTCGCGCGGGCGAGGAGCAGCGTGCTGCCCTGGCCCGGGAACGACGCGGGCGGCGGACCGAGGAGGAACGCCAGCGCACCCGCGCCCGGACCGCCGCGCGTTCGGGCCGTTCGGCTCGCTCGGCGCGGAAGTCCGCGCGGAAGTCCCGGCCGACTCGGGGCCAGGAGATCCGCCGCCGCTGGGTGGCGCTGCTGTCCGTGGTCACCCTGCTGGCGCTGGGGTACCTGCTGTTCTTCAGTTCGCTGCTCTCGGTGAAGACGATCGAGGTGCAGGGCGCGAAAACCGTGTCGGTGGACCAGATCCGCGCGACCGCCGCGGTGCCGGCCGGGCAGCCGATGCTGCGGGCGGACGTCGACGGGATCCGCGACCGGGTGGCGCAGATGCCGGGAATCGCGACGGTCGATGTGTCCCGGTCGTGGCCGACGACGCTGGAGATCGCGGTGACCGAACGGACCGCGATCGCGTTCTTCGACAGCGGTCCCGGTGGTGACGGGGTGCATCTCGTCGACGGTGGCGGCGTTGTGTTCAAGACGGTGAAGACCCGGCCGGTCGGGTTGCCGGAGTTGAAGCTGCCGAAGGTGTCGGTGGATGACCCGGTCACCCGTGCGGTTACTGCGGTGCTCGGGGTGTTGCCGGAGCAGTTGCTGAAGCAGACGAAGACGGTCACTGCGCAGACCCCGGCGAGTGTCGAGTTCACGCTTTCTACCGGCAAGACCGTGCGGTGGGGGAACGCGGAGAACACCGATCGCAAGGCGAAGGTGCTGGCTGCGCTGCTGACGCAGCAGGGGAAGATCTACGACGTTTCCGCGCCGGAGTTGCCTACCATCACGTCCTAGGCCTTATGTCTTGGCCGCTTCCCGGGGTTCGGTGGCCCCTCTTTATCGTATGGCGTACGCTTGTTGAGTTCGTACGCCATACGAGAAGGTGGGGGCATGACGGTTCTGGTTACGGGTGCTACTGGCAATGTCGGGCGGCTGGTGGTTGACGAGCTGGTGGCTCGCGGGGTGCCGGTGCGGGCGTTGACGGTGGATCCGGAGCGGGCGGCGTTGCCTGGCGGGGTTGAGGTGGTGGTCGGGTCGCTGGCCAAGCCTTCGACTTTGCCTGCTGCGTTGGAGGGGGTTTCGGCGGTTTATCTGGCTCCTTATGCGCGGACTGTTTCCCGGTTTTGCGAGTTGGCTTCTTCAGCTGGGATTCGGCGGGTTGTCGCGTTGTCTGGGGCTAGTGTGGGGGATACGCATCCGGCTTCCAGCGGGCATGGGTTTGCTGCTGTTGAGGCCGCGGTGACTGCTGGCGGGTTTGATTGGACGTTTTTGCGGCCTGGGGCGTTTATGATCAATTCTCTGGGGTGGACTGCTTCTGTTCGGGAGCGTGGGGAGGTTCGGTCGGTTTGCCCCTCGGCTACGCAGACGCCTATTGATTTGGGGGATATTGCTGCGGTGGCTGCTCATGTGCTGAGTACTGAGGGGCATGTGGGGCGGATTTACGAGTTGAGCGGGCCGGAGGGGGTTTCGCTTGCGGAGATGGCTGCGGCTATTGGGGTTGCGTTGGGGAAGCCGGTTCCGTTTGTGGAGTTGACTCCGGAGGAGCAGGTCGCGGAGTGGGTTGCGGCTGGGTATCCGGAGGAGATTGCTTCTTGGTTGTTGGAGATGTTTGAGTTCACTGCTTTGAATCCGCAGGTGCCTACTGGGGTTGTGGAGGATTTGTTGGGGCGGCCTGGGGTTTCTTATGCTGAGTGGGCTAAGGGGAATGTTGCTGCGTTTTCGTGAGTTTTCGGGGGGCTCGTCGCCTGGCGGCGACATTGCGCCCGGTGGTTGCGCGGGGCACCCCGAAGCTTGATTGTGACTACGGCGCGGGGGTGTTTGTCAAGGCGGGAAAGATGCCTTGACAAACACCCCCGCGCCGCGTTTTGGCTTCGTATCGGGGTGCGGGGGTGGTGTGGGTGCCTCGATAGTCGGGTGCGCTGGTGCGGCTGGGTGGCGTGGGTGCTTGGTGGGCTGGGTGCCCGGCCTGCGGTTTGGGCAGTGGGTGCGCGCGGCTGAGCGGATCGTCGCGTTGGGGTTCGCGAGGTGAGGCTGGGTAGCGCCCCAATGTGGCGTTGGGTGCGTCTGACGCACCGAATGCCGCATTGGGTGCGTGGGATGCACCGAATGCCGCGTTGGGTGCATCGCGGCGGTGGCGGGGGTCCGTGAAGGGGCCCTTGAGGGAATCTAAGTCCGTGAAGGAGCCCCTCACGGCAGCCGGAACGTGCGAGTGGGTCGTGAGGGGAACCCTCAGGGAATCTGATTCCCTCAGAGGGTGTTGTGAAACCTGGTTTTCGGTGCGGTGTGTCGGCTGTGGTAGCGGTGCGGCGGTGGTGATCATCAAGCCGGGTGTGCGTCTGTGTGTGCAAACCGGCCTATGGCTCGTCGTTGACGGATGCGCAGTGGGCGGTGATCGAGCCGTTGCTGCCCAAGAGGCATCCGAGTCTGGGCGGGCGTCCGCCGGTGCATTCGCGTCGGTTGGTGATCGACACGATCAGCTATGTGCTGGTCAGCGGGTGCGCGTGGCGGCTGGCGCCGCGTGATCTCGCGCCGTGGACCACCGCGTATCGGGTGTTCGCGGCCTGGACCGCGGACGGCACCTGGGCTCGGGTGCACGACGTGCTGCGCGACAAGGTGCGCGAGCGCGACGGCCGGGACCCGCGGCCGTCGGCGGCGGTGCTGGACTCGCAGTCGGTGAAAACCGTCGAAGGCGGGGAGCAGATCGGTTACGACGCGGGGAAACGGGTGCGGGGCCGCAAACGGCATGTCCTGGTCGACACGCTCGGGCTGATCCTGGGCGTGGCGGTGACCTCGGCGTCGGTGCAGGACCGGCCCGGAGCCCGCCGGATCCTGACCGGGATCCGGCGGGCCTTTCCGCGGCTTGGCCTGGTGTGGGTGGACGGCGGCTACGTCAACTCCAAAGACACCACCCTCGTTGGATGGGCTCGCGAGAGCGAGAGCATCGAGATCGTCGCGGTGCCCCGCAACGCCGATGTGAAAGGGTTCCAGGTGCTGCCCCGCCGGTGGGTGGTGGAACGAACCTTCGGCTGGCTGACGAGGTGCAGACGCTTGACCCGCGACTACGAACGCAAAACCGCCCACGCCGAAGCCATGATCCAATTCGCGATGATCCGGCTCATGGCCGCCCGCCTCGCCGACGAACACATCGAACCCTCCGGCCCCATCGAAACCGAAGCAGCCCGCCGCCTAGCCGAAGACACCAACGACTAACCACCCAGGTTCCACAACACCCTCTCAGGGTTCCCCTCACGCAACCAAGGGGGTCAGGCCAGGGCGGCGTCCAGTGTGATGGTGGTGCCGGAGAGGGCCTTGGAGACCGGGCAGGTTTGTTCGGCGGTCTTGGCCAGTTCGGCGAACTGGTCCGCGGTCACGCCGTCCAGTTTCGCGCGCAGGGTGATGTCGATGCCGCTGATTTCGAAGCCGCCGTCGGCGGCCGGGCCCAGGGTGACCTCGGCGGAGACGTCGATGTAGTCGGCTTCCAGGTTTTGGGATTCCAAGACGCCGGAGAGGTTCATCGCCAGGCAGCTCGAGTGGGCGGCGGCGATGAGTTCTTCGGGGCTGGTGTGCCCGTCGGGATTGCCGGACCGGGTCGGGAAGGACACCTCGTAGGTGCCCAGGTTCGACGAGTCGAAGGTGACCTCGCCCTTGCCTTTCTGCAGTCCGCCGGTCCAGTGGGTGGTCGCGTCGCGGCTGGGCATCGCTGTCTCCTTGAATGCGGTCGGGGATGCGTACCCCCATGAAGGTAGTGCACAATTACATTGTGCGCAAGGTAATTCACGAAAACGGGTGGCCTCGTGCGGCAGAATTCTGGGGTGACCAATCCTCCTGAACGTCCTGACCCGCCGATGGCGGGGGACGAGCGCACTCAGCTCACCGGGTTTCTCGACTTCCTGCGGGCCAGCGTGGTGTGGAAATGCTCCGGCCTCTCCGACGACCAGGCTCGCCAGAAGCACGTTCCCAGCGAGTTGACCACGATCGCCGGGTTGTTGTGCCACCTCACGCTCGTCGAGAACTACTGGTTCCGCGTCGTGCTCGACGGGCAGCCGGACGAGTGGGCGGATCGGCTCGAAATCGACCGGGACGCTGAGTTCCGGGTCGCGTTGGAGCTGCCGATGACGCAGTTGATCGCTGATTACGAGGCCGAGGTCGAGAAGTGCCGGGCCGTGGTCGCGGCTCGGGGGTTCGAGGACACGGTGCTGTTCAAGGGGGACAAGCCGCTCACGGTGCGTTGGGTTGTCACGCACATGATCGAGGAGACCGCGCGCCATCTCGGGCATTTGGACCTTTTGCGCGAGCTGACCGACGGTCTCACCGGGGAATGAGCCTCGACCGCGCGCAGCTGGTCGACGACCTTGAGCTGCTGCGCGCGACCGTGGCGTGGAAGTGTTCCGAACTCACCGACGAACAAGCCCGCTGGCCCGGCGAGTTGATGACTGCGGCCGGGATTTTGTGGCATCTCGCGTTGGTGGAGAACACCATGTACGACGTTGTCGTCACCGGGCAGCCGGAGCGGTGGGCCGAGCGGCTGGAGGCGGGGCGCGACGCTGCGTTCGAGGTGGGGCTTGATCTGCCGGTCGAGGAGGTGCGCAGCACTTATCGGGACAATGTCGAGCTGTGTCGCCAGGTCATCGCGGATCGGTCACTGGAGGATCCGGTGGGGTTCGAGGGCGATCAGTTGGTGACCGTGGCGACGGTGGTCGAGTACTTGGTGAAGGAGACCGCGCGGCATCTTGAGTTGTTGCGGGGGCTCATCGGGGAGTGAGTTTCTTCGGGGGCAGCGGAAGGAATCCGCTGGTGCGGGCGATGTAGTCGGCGTAGCCGGGGCGGGTGTGCTGCATGCCTTTCTCCAGCATGGGTTTGCCGGTGCCGCGGGCCAGGGTGAAGGTCATCGCGACCGGAGAAAGCACTGTCGCCGCACCGGGCCACGTTGAGCAGGCCAGCAGGTAGAGGCCCCACCAGACGCAGGCGTCGCCGAAGTAGTTCGGGTGGCGGGTGTAGCGCCAGAGGCCGGTGTCCAGGACCTCGCCTTGGTTCGCTGGGTTGGCGCGGAAGCGGCGGAGTTGTTCGTCGCCGATGGTTTCGAAGGCGAAGCCGAGCAGCCAGACCGCCACGCCCAGCCAGGCGGTGACGCCGAAACCCGTGCCGGACATGGCGAATTGCACAGGCAGCGAGACGAACCACAGGACCACGGCTTGCATCAGGTAGGTCCGCACGAAGATCCGGACGCCGGGGTTCTGGCCGGCGCGTTCGACAATCTGCTGGTAGCGCGGGTCTTCCGGCTTGTCGCGGTTGCGCAGGTGCAGGTGGACGGCCAGGCGGACGCCCCAGATGACGGTGAGGGCGGCGGTGGTCAGCCGCAGGGCGAGCGGGCCGGTGCCGAAGGGGAACGAGACCACGGCTACGAGGGCGAAACCTAAGCCCCAGAAGGTGTCGATGGTGTCGTAGCGACGGCGCAGGCGGGCGATGCCGAAGGTCAAAGTCACCGCGGCCAGGGTGACTCCGGCGGTGAGGCTGAGCAGCGCGATCATGCCCGCTCCCTCGTCCACGGCATTCCGGAGCGGCCGTTCGCGTCTGGTCGCACGGCCAGGATCTGGTCCACGCCCATGCGGTTCTCCTCGAAGGCGAGTGCGCCGCCGACCAGGTACAGCCGCCAGACTCGGGCGCCTGCCTCGCCGATCAACGCGACGGCCTCGTCCCAGTGTTGCTCCAGCGTGTCCGCCCAGGCTCGAACGGTCGGGACGTAGTGCTCGCGCAACGCGTGCACGTCGCGGATTTCGAAGCCGGCGGTTTCCAGGTGGCCGAGGGTGCGGCTCAGCGGGCGCATGGTCATGTCGGGGGCGATGTAGCGCTCGATGAACGCACCGCCGCCGGGCGCGACGGCTCCGCGCGACATCTGTTGCAGCAGCAGTCGTCCGGCGGGTTTGAGCATGCGGAACAACGTGGCGGTGTAGGTCGGGTAGTTGTCCTCGCCGACGTGTTCGCCCATTTCGATCGAGGCTACGGCGTCGAAGGATTCTCCGGCGAGTTCCCGGTAGTCCTGCCTGCGGATCTCGACGCGGTCGTCCAGGTCGTGCTGTGCCAGGCGGGTTTTGACGTGCTGCACCTGCTCGGCGGAGATGGTGACGCCGACGGCCTCGACGCCATGGTGCTTCGCCGCGTGCACGAGGAGCGAACCCCAGCCGCAGCCGACGTCGAGGAGGCGCATACCTGGTCGGAGGCCGAGTTTCCGGCAGATCAGTTCGAGTTTGTCGTGCTGGGCGCGGGAGAGATCGGCGGATTCGGACCAGTAGCCCGAGGAGTACGCCATCGAATCGTCCATCAGCAGCTGGTAGAAGGCGTTCGACAGGTCGTAGTGGTGCGAGATCGCCGACCGGTCGCGGCCGAGGGTGTGCAGCTTTCCGCGCAGCCGGGCTTCCTCGGCGGGCGGCTTCGGCGGCAGGCCGAACACTCCGAGCCGCGCGGCCAAGCGGATCGCCTCGCCGAAGTCGCGGGCGGACAGCTGTGGCCGGTAAGCCCAGGCTCGCCGGAAGCCTTCGGTGAGATCGCCCTCGACGTCCAGGTCGCCCGACACGTAAGCCCGCGCCAGGCCCAGCTCGCCGGGCGAGTACAGCAGCCAGCGCAGCGCGCGGCGGTTTTTCAGGACGACGGTCGGCCCGGCAGGCCCGGCCTGGTGGCCGTCCCAGGTGCGGACGGCCACCGGGAGCGGACCGCCGAGGATGCGTTCGGCGAAGTCGGCCAGTCGGTGAGCTGCGGATTTCGGCATACCAGGGCTTCGGAGCCGACACTCGCGCGGATTGGTACCAATCCAAGCTGGCGAGCGCGCCGAATGCCTTCCGTGCACCACACCACGGGACAACGCATCGCTGTCATCGGCAGCGGGGTCGCCGGCCTCACCGCCGCGTACCTGCTGCAGCGCCGCCACGAGGTTCTGCTGTTCGAGGCCGACGACCGGCTCGGCGGACACGCCCACACCCACGACGTGCCGAGCGCACACGGCGGGACGGTCGCCGTCGATTCCGGGTTCCTCGTCCACAACGAGCGCACCTATCCGACGCTGCTGCGGCTGTTCGGCGAACTCGGCGTGCGCACCCGCGAGACCGAGATGTCGATGAGCATCCGCTGCGACGGCTGCGGCCTGCAGTACGCCGGGGCGAAAGGCCTGCGCGGGCTGTTCGCGCAACGGAGCAACGTCGCGTCCGCGCGTTACCTGCTGATGCTGGCCGAGGTGAAACGGTTCCACCGGCACGCCGAACGGCTGCTGTCCCGTGCTGACGCGGGCGACGTTCCACTCGGCGCGTTCCTGGCGATCGGCGGGTATTCGCGGTACTTCGTGGACCATTTCGTGCTGCCGCTCGTTTCGACGGTATGGTCCGCCGACCGCACGGACACGATGCAGTATCCGGCGCGGTATCTGTTCGAATTCCTGCGCAACCACGGAATGCTCACCGTGCGGAATTCGCCGACCTGGCGGACGGTCGTGGGCGGTTCGCGGGAGTACGTCGAGCGGGCGGCGAAACAGCTGACGGCCGTGCATTTGTCCACTCCGGTTCGCTCGGTGCAGCGGACCGCGCGCGGCGTCGAGGTGCGCGATGATGCCGATACCGCGCACCGGGTCGACCGGGTTGTAGTGGCGACCCATGCCGATCAGGCGTTGCGGATGTTGGCGAATCCGACGGCGGTGGAACAGGAACTGCTCAGTACCTTCCGCTACTCGCGCAACGAAGCCTGGCTGCACACCGATCCGGCCGTGTTGCCGACCGCGGCTGCCGCTCGCGCCTCCTGGAATTACCGGACGCCTGGCTGCGGTGCCGATCTGCACGCCGTCCAAGTCACTTACGACCTGAACCGGCTGATGGGTCTCGAGGAAGCGACGACGTACGCCGTCACGCTCAATCCGAGCGACGGCCTCGATTCCGCCGCGGTGGTCGCGAAAATGTCTTACGAACACCCGATCTATACGCCGGAATCCGTTGCCGCGCAAAGGCTTCTGTCGGAATTGAACGACGGGGTCATCGCGTACGCCGGTGCTTATCAAGGCTGGGGATTCCACGAGGACGGCTGTTCTTCCGGCGTCCGCGCCGCGGCCAGTTTCGGGGTGACCTGGTGACCGCTCTCTACGACGCCACTGTCGCGCACGTTCGCCGGGTCGATCCGCCGTACTCGTTCGCACACCGGATGTACCTGTGGCTGACCGACCTCGACCGCCTGCCGCGGCTGCCGTGGTGGCTCCGGCCGTTCGCGCGCTTCGACGGCCGCGACCACTTCGACCGGGACGAGCCCGGCGACATCCGGTCCAAACTGGACGCTTGGCTCGCGCACCGCGGAGTGGACTTGCGCGGCGGGCCGGTGACGATGCTCGCGTCGGCGCGTGTTCTCGGGTACGTGTTCAATCCGATCACCGTCTACTGGTGCCACACGCCCGACGGCGCGCTCGCCTGCGTGGTCGCCGAGGTGCACAACACCTACGGCGGCCGGCATGCCTACCTGCTCCAGCCGGGGGAAGACCTTCGGGCGGACAAGGAGTTCTACGTGTCGCCGTTCCAGGAGATGACGGGGGAGTACCGAATGCACCTGCCGCGCCCGGACGCGCTGCTGGCGTTGACCGTCGTCCTGCACCGCGACGGCGACGCCGCGCTGACGGCTACGCTGCGAGGAGTCCGCCGTCCGGCCGGGATCCGCACGCTCGCGCGGTTCCTGCTGGGCCGGCCGCTGCAACCGCAGCGCGTCGCCGCGCTGATCCGTCGCCACGGGCTCGCGCTGTGGCGGCGCAAGGCCCCGCTCGCCGCCCGGACCGGACAGAACACGGCAGGAGTCCTCCATGGATGAGAGCGCACGCCCGGCCGACCGGCTCTCGGCGGTGCCGTCGTCGCCGAGCGCCGAGGACCTGATGGCGCTGGTCGCGAAGGGGGACGAACGCGCCTTCGAGCGGCTTTACGATCAGCTCGCCGGTCCCGTCTACGGGCTCGTCCGCCGCATCGTGCGGGACCCCGCGCAGTCCGAGGAGGTCGCGCAGGAGGTGCTCGTGGAGCTGTGGAAGACCGCCACGCGCTACTCGTCGGCGAAGGGCAGCGTCCTGAATTGGGCGATGACCCTCGCGCACCGGCGCTCGGTCGACCGGGTGAGGTCCGCGCGGGCGAGCACCGAACGCGAACGGAAAGCGACCTTCGAAGCCGCGCGCGGACGTCCGTTCGACGAGGTCGCCGAATCCGTCGCGACCCGGCTGGAACGCTCGCAGGTGCGGCGCTGCCTGAAGACGCTGACCGAATTGCAGCGGGAATCCGTCCTCCTGGCCTACTACCAGGGCTATACCTACCGCGAGGTCGCCGACGTGCTGGACACGCCGCAGGGGACGGTCAAGACCAGACTGCGCGACGGATTGATCCGGCTGCGCGACTGCCTGGGGGTGACGGCGTGACCAGTCCGGAGATGCACACGTTGGCCGGCGCGTACGCGCTCGACGCGCTGTCGGAGGTCGAGCGGGCCCAATTCCGCCGTCATCTCGACCAGTGCGAGGCCTGCGCACAGGAAGTGCGGGAACTGAGCGAGACCGCGGCCCGGCTCGGCGCGGCGATGGACGAGCAGCCGCCGTCCGGCCTCAAGGACCGAGTCCTCGCGGAGATGCGCACGACCCGCCAAGTGCCGCCGCGAACCGATTCCGCCGAACCGCGCCCGCGCGGCCCGCGCCGCTGGCCGATGCTGATCGCCGCCGCCGCTGCCGTCATCGGGCTCGCCTTGGCCGGCGTGTTCGGCGGGATCGCTCTGCACACCAGCAGCCAGCTCACCAGCGCACAGTCCGAATTGGACGCCGCGCGCGACCGGTACCTGCCGGTGGCCGAGCTGCTGACTGCGCCGGACGCGCGGACCGAGCACGTCGTGTCGCCGCGCGGGGGCGGCGGCACGGTGGTGGTTTCGCGGAAGCTGGACCGCGTGATGTTCATGCAGTCCGGGCTGCCGCCGGTCCAGTCCGGGAAGGTGTACGAGGCCTGGCTGATGGGCCCGGATCTCGCGCCGCGACCGGCCGGACTGCTGCCCGGGGGACCGTCGGGTTCGCTGGTGGTGGCGGACGGTTTGGCTGGTGCGCAGCAGTTCGCGATCAGTGTCGAGCAGACAGGTGGGGCGCCGTCGGGGAAGCCGTCGAGCGACGTCGTGCTGGTCACTTCGGTGCCCGCATAGCAGACCGCGCGCCGGGCTTCGCGGCGGGTTCCGGCCTTGCGCACGGCTTCGCGTTGTGGCAAAACACCTTTGCCGCTCACGGCGTGGCTACTGGATTAGAGCTTGCGCGGCGCCTACCGTCCTGCCTTGACGCCGGTGGTTGACATAACTCTCACTCTCGGGTTGAGGTTGAGGGTTTCCGGCCCCGGCGGGCGGCATGTGCACATCACGATCAGGAAGGCGGACCCGATGACGCCCCCGCACAACTACCTTGCGGTGATCAAGGTCGTCGGCATCGGCGGCGGCGGCGTGAACGCCGTGAACCGGATGATCGAGGTCGGCCTCAAGGGTGTCGAGTTCATCGCGGTGAACACCGACGCCCAGGCACTGCTCATGTCCGACGCCGACGTCAAGCTCGACATCGGCCGGGAACTCACCCGCGGACTCGGCGCCGGAGCCGCCCCCGAGGTGGGGCAGAAGGCGGCCGAGGACCACCGCGAGGAAATCGAAGAGGTCATCAAGGGCGCCGACATGGTGTTCGTGACCGCGGGCGAGGGCGGCGGCACCGGCACCGGCGGCGCGCCGGTCGTCGCGCAGATCGCCCGCAAGCTCGGCGCGCTCACGATCGGCGTGGTGACCCGCCCCTTCACCTTCGAGGGCAAACGCCGCGGCAAGCAGGCCGAGGACGGCATCCAGCAGCTGCGCAACGAATGCGACACGCTGATCGTGATCCCGAACGACCGGCTGCTGCAGCTCGGCGACATCGGCGTGTCCCTGATGGACGCGTTCCGTTCCGCCGACGAGGTGCTGCTCTCCGGTGTCCAGGGCATCACCGACCTGATCACCACGCCGGGCCTGATCAACCTGGACTTCGCCGACGTCAAGAGCGTCATGTCCGGCGCGGGCTCCGCGCTGATGGGCATCGGCTCCGCGCGCGGCGAAGGGCGGGCGATACAAGCCGCGGAGAAGGCGATCAATTCGCCGCTGCTGGAAGCGTCGATGGACGGGGCGCACGGCGCGCTGCTGTCCATAGCGGGCGGATCGGACCTCGGGCTGTTCGAGATCAACGAGGCCGCGTCGCTCGTGCAGGAATCGGCGCACCCGGACGCGAACATCATCTTCGGGACGATCATCGACGACTCCCTCGGCGACGAGGTCCGCGTCACGGTGATCGCGGCCGGTTTCGACGCCGGCGCGCCCACGCACAAGAAACTCGACCCGCCCGCGTTCGGCGGCAAACAAGGCAACGGCACCGCGTCCGCCGCGGCGGGCCAGGTCGGCGGCGGTTCGGCTCCGCAGTCCCCGCCGCAGACCGGGGCGACCCCGGTGCCGCCCGCGGGCAGCTCCGGCTACCCGGTGGCTCCGCCGCGGACCCCGTCGTCGGGCCTGCCGCAGCCGGGCACCGGTACCCCGCCGGGCGGCCTCCCGCAACCCGGAGGCGGCACGCGGGGGTATTCGCCGATCGGTTCGGGTTCTGCGACGGGCGGTCTGCCGAGCCGCCCGACGACGGTCCACGACGACCCGACCGACGACGACGTGGACGTGCCGCCGTTCATGCGGCGGTAAGCACGGTTT
Encoded here:
- the sigK gene encoding ECF RNA polymerase sigma factor SigK; translation: MDESARPADRLSAVPSSPSAEDLMALVAKGDERAFERLYDQLAGPVYGLVRRIVRDPAQSEEVAQEVLVELWKTATRYSSAKGSVLNWAMTLAHRRSVDRVRSARASTERERKATFEAARGRPFDEVAESVATRLERSQVRRCLKTLTELQRESVLLAYYQGYTYREVADVLDTPQGTVKTRLRDGLIRLRDCLGVTA
- a CDS encoding anti-sigma factor domain-containing protein, which gives rise to MTSPEMHTLAGAYALDALSEVERAQFRRHLDQCEACAQEVRELSETAARLGAAMDEQPPSGLKDRVLAEMRTTRQVPPRTDSAEPRPRGPRRWPMLIAAAAAVIGLALAGVFGGIALHTSSQLTSAQSELDAARDRYLPVAELLTAPDARTEHVVSPRGGGGTVVVSRKLDRVMFMQSGLPPVQSGKVYEAWLMGPDLAPRPAGLLPGGPSGSLVVADGLAGAQQFAISVEQTGGAPSGKPSSDVVLVTSVPA
- a CDS encoding NAD(P)/FAD-dependent oxidoreductase yields the protein MPSVHHTTGQRIAVIGSGVAGLTAAYLLQRRHEVLLFEADDRLGGHAHTHDVPSAHGGTVAVDSGFLVHNERTYPTLLRLFGELGVRTRETEMSMSIRCDGCGLQYAGAKGLRGLFAQRSNVASARYLLMLAEVKRFHRHAERLLSRADAGDVPLGAFLAIGGYSRYFVDHFVLPLVSTVWSADRTDTMQYPARYLFEFLRNHGMLTVRNSPTWRTVVGGSREYVERAAKQLTAVHLSTPVRSVQRTARGVEVRDDADTAHRVDRVVVATHADQALRMLANPTAVEQELLSTFRYSRNEAWLHTDPAVLPTAAAARASWNYRTPGCGADLHAVQVTYDLNRLMGLEEATTYAVTLNPSDGLDSAAVVAKMSYEHPIYTPESVAAQRLLSELNDGVIAYAGAYQGWGFHEDGCSSGVRAAASFGVTW
- the ftsZ gene encoding cell division protein FtsZ, which encodes MTPPHNYLAVIKVVGIGGGGVNAVNRMIEVGLKGVEFIAVNTDAQALLMSDADVKLDIGRELTRGLGAGAAPEVGQKAAEDHREEIEEVIKGADMVFVTAGEGGGTGTGGAPVVAQIARKLGALTIGVVTRPFTFEGKRRGKQAEDGIQQLRNECDTLIVIPNDRLLQLGDIGVSLMDAFRSADEVLLSGVQGITDLITTPGLINLDFADVKSVMSGAGSALMGIGSARGEGRAIQAAEKAINSPLLEASMDGAHGALLSIAGGSDLGLFEINEAASLVQESAHPDANIIFGTIIDDSLGDEVRVTVIAAGFDAGAPTHKKLDPPAFGGKQGNGTASAAAGQVGGGSAPQSPPQTGATPVPPAGSSGYPVAPPRTPSSGLPQPGTGTPPGGLPQPGGGTRGYSPIGSGSATGGLPSRPTTVHDDPTDDDVDVPPFMRR
- a CDS encoding DUF1365 domain-containing protein yields the protein MVTALYDATVAHVRRVDPPYSFAHRMYLWLTDLDRLPRLPWWLRPFARFDGRDHFDRDEPGDIRSKLDAWLAHRGVDLRGGPVTMLASARVLGYVFNPITVYWCHTPDGALACVVAEVHNTYGGRHAYLLQPGEDLRADKEFYVSPFQEMTGEYRMHLPRPDALLALTVVLHRDGDAALTATLRGVRRPAGIRTLARFLLGRPLQPQRVAALIRRHGLALWRRKAPLAARTGQNTAGVLHG